The genomic interval TAGCCCAAATTTCTGTTGTTAGAATATCTGGATACTTCGCCATTAAACCTTTGATAAACGCCTCATCATTTAATTGCTTCCAAATATCTTCTTCCTTTTGATTTGTTTTCTCTGCTATAATAACGGCAATTTCTTGTAGCTGCTTGCCTTCCGGTATCGTCATTGTAAAGACTGGTTCTTGCATAATTTTACCTGTTTTTAAACTATCAATAATTTCTTGAATCGACATAGAAGGATTCATATGATATTCCCCTGCCATAAAATTCGACTCATTTTTAAATTTCACATAATATTTAAACACCTTTGCATTTTTTACAAGTCCATTATCTTCAAGCAATTGAGAAATAGTGCTTACACCAGAACCAATTGGAATATCAATAATAATTTCTTGCTCACTTTCAGGATTAACTGGTTGTAATGCTGATTTAATATAGAAATAACCAGATGTCCCTACAATAGCTACAATAATAATCAATACAAAGGCAACGATTGCCACAATTCTTCTCACTAATTTAGCTTCTTGTTGTCTCTGATGTAAATTAGCTAAAAATAACTCTTTCTTACTTTTCAAAGCATTGTTTTCCTCTTTATTTTTAGTCAATCTTTTCCCTCCTTGACACACACCACTCAAACATTTTTTACATATCTCGACCTATTATACTATATTTTGCAAAGGAAGTTATAGCTTTTATCGAAATTTACATGTAGATGGGAAGGATAGAAAGGTGATTAGTAACATTACTATCTGCTCTATTCGTATACTATATTGTCTTTTTATACCATTTAAATTTAACACCATATCGAAGGCAAACAACAAAAAAAAGAGCCCTAATGGACTCTTTATAAACGAAATTATTATTCTTCTTGTTCTGCTAGGAATGTATTTAACATTTCTTCAACAAGATCCCATTCTTCCTCTGTTTCAATCGGAGAAAGCTCACCATCTCCAGTTTCTTCATTTGGAATGAAAGAAGATGCGTGGATATCGATTTCTTCATCGTCATCCCCTTCTCCCATAGGATAGTATAATACATATGATTTTCCAAATTCATCAGATTCAAATGTAAATAGAATCTCACATAATTGTTCATTTCCTTGCTCGTCTACAACTGTAATTGTATTAGTTTCACCGTGTTCCATAATTTCCACCTCATTATTTTTGGCTATCTAAATACCCTTGTAAAATCAAGGATGCAGCCATTTTATCGATAACTTTTTTACGTTTTTTTCTACTAACATCTGCTTCCAAAAGGACTCTCTCAGCAGCCATTGTTGTTAGTCTTTCATCCCAAAAAACAACTGGTAGTTCAAATCGTTCTTCTAATAGCTTGCCATACAATTGACTAGCTTCGCCACGAAAGCCTATACTACCATTCATGTTTTTTGGAAGTCCAACCACTATTTTACCTACATCATACTCAACAATCAAGGATCCAATACGATCTAGGCCAAATCGTTCTTTTTCTTCGTCTATTTGAATCGTTTCAATTCCTTGTGCTGTCCACCCTAAAGCATCACTAACAGCTACTCCTACTGTTTTTGAGCCGACATCCAAGCCCATTACTCGCATATGTTTATTCCTCTCGTTGCTGTTTTAAATAAAACTTCACAAGTTCCTCAATGATTTCATCACGTTCTAATTTTCTGATGATATTCCGCGCGTCCATATGACGGGGAATATAAGCAGGATCACCGGAAAGCAGATAACCAACAATTTGATTAATCGGATTATACCCTTTTTCTTGAAGTGCTTCATATACTTGATAAAGTACTTCTTTTACATCATGTTCATATGGTTCTTCTGGAAAATTGAATCTCATTGTTTTATCGAATGAGCTCATCTTGAAACACCCCATTTCCTTTTCGAACAATTTCTGTTAAGAGTTATCTACATTTTACACTACTTGTCCCTAATATCAAACGGATTTCACGTAATCTTCTACAAAATCTATAGCATCCTTTAATTTTGAAGGATCCTTTCCGCCTGCTTGAGCCATATCTGGACGACCGCCACCGCCACCGCCGCAAATGGAAGCAACTTCTTTTACAATTTTCCCTGCATGGAAGCCTCTATCCATTAAATCTTTTGTTACACCAGCAATGATATTTACTTTGCCTTCATTTGCACTACCAAGTACTAATACAACCGAGCCAATTTTTTGTTTCAGTTCATCTGCCATAGTACGAAGATTATTCATATCGACATTTGGTATGGAAGCTGCTAAAACTGGAACATCATTAATTATTTTCACTTTATCTACAAGGTTACCAGCTTCAATATTGCTTATTTTTGCAGCAAGTGACTCATTTTCACGCTGTAATTGCTTTACTTCTGTAAGAAGACTGTCGATTCGAGTAGAAACATCCTTTGGACTAGTCTTTAACTTATTTGCAGCTTCTTTCAATAAATGGATTTGATCCGTTAACTGCTGGTATGCAGCTTGTCCAGTTACTGCTTCAATACGTCTAGTTCCTGCACCAATTCCTGCTTCCGATACAATTTTAAATAGACCAATTGCTGATGTATTGTCTACATGACAGCCACCACATAACTCTAAACTATATGAACCAACTTGAACAACTCGCACGATTTTTCCATATTTTTCACCAAATAGCGCCATTGCTCCCATTGCTTTTGCTTCATCAATATTTTTATAATCGATTTGAACTGCAATACTTTCCCAAATCTTTTCATTTACGATTTTTTCTATTTCATCTAATTCCTCTGGTGTAATTTGTCCAAAATGAGAGAAATCAAAACGTAAACGATCTGGTTGAACAAGGGAACCTGCTTGATTTACATGTGTTCCTAGAACATCCTTTAATGCCTGATGCAATAAATGAGTTGCTGTATGGTTCTTAATAATTTTCGAACGGTTTTGTCTATCCACTCTTGCATCTACTAGTTCATTTACCGTTATTGCTCCCGTTTCAATCGTTCCTTTATGCAAGTTTTGACCATTAGGGGCTTTTTGTATATCTGTCACTGTAATTATTCCATGATCAGATTTTACCGTTCCTTTGTCCGCAATCTGACCACCGCTTTCTGCATAGAATGGCGTTTTATCCAAGATAAACTGTATTTCATCGCCAGCTTCTGCAGATTCTACTTCTTCCCCGTCTTTCAATAATGCCACTATCTTTGCTTCTGTTGCCCATTTGTCATATCCAATAAATTCGCTCTCTACTGTGATATTCCCTAAAACACCACTTTGGACTTGCATACTGTCGACTTCTTGACGAGCTTTTCTTGCACGCTCACGCTGACTTTCCATTTCTCTTTCAAAGCCTTCATGATCTATACCAAGACCTTGCTCTTCTGCATATTCCTCTGTAAGCTCAACTGGGAAACCATAGGTATCATATAATCGGAAAATATCTTCTCCTGCAATTACACCCTTTTCTTTTGCTTTCTCCATTACTTCTGAAAGAATTGCTAGACCTTCATTTAATGTTTCATGGAATCGCTCTTCTTCACTTTTCATTACTTTTTGGATAAACGCTGTCTTTTCTTTCACAGTTGGATAATAATCGACCATTATTTCAGCCACAACCGGAACTAGTTCAAACATAAAAGGGCGATTGATATTAATTTTCTTTGCATAACGTACTGCTCTACGCAATAATCTTCTTAAAACATAGCCTCTTCCTTCATTGGATGGAAGTGCTCCGTCACCAATAGCAAAAGCAACTGTACGTATATGATCTGCGATAACTTTAAATGCTTCATCACTTGAAGAATTCTCACCATATTTCACGCTTGCTAATTGTTCCGTAGCTTGAATAATTGGCATAAATAAATCTGTATCAAAGTTTGTAGGAACATTTTGAACTACAGATGCCATACGCTCCAAACCCATTCCAGTATCTATATTCTTCTTTGGAAGTGGTGTATAAGTACCATCTGGATTATGGTTAAATTCAGAGAAAACAAGGTTCCAAACCTCTAAATAACGATCATTTTCTCCACCTGGATATAATTCTGGATCATTGATATCGTCGCCATATTCTGGACCACGATCGTAGAATATCTCTGTATTAGGACCACTTGGACCTTCACCGATATCCCAGAAGTTTCCTTCTAAACGAATAATTCGGTTTTCTGGAACACCAATTTTATCTCTCCATAGGAGATATGCTTCTTCATCTTCTGGATGAATGGTTACAGATAGCTTCTCTTTATCAAAGCCAATCCATTTCTCATCAGTCAAAAACTCCCAAGCCCATTCAATTGCTTCTTCTTTAAAATAATCACCAATAGAAAAATTACCAAGCATTTCAAAGAATGTATGATGACGAGCTGTTTTCCCTACGTTTTCAATATCGTTTGTGCGGATAGATTTTTGTGCATTTGTTATTCTTGGATTTTCAGGAATTACTCGACCATCAAAATACTTTTTTAAAGTAGCAACTCCACTATTAATCCACAATAAAGACGGATCTTCGTGGGGTACTAAAGATGCACTTGGTTCAATCGCATGACCTTTACCCTGGAAAAATTCTAAAAATTTGCTTCTGATTTCTGCGCCAGTTAAATTCTTCATCACATTTCCTCCTATTTCACTTTATGTATTTCCATACAAATATCGAGTTTGACCTTTTTTTCGGCATAAAAAAAACTTCCATCCCTG from Niallia sp. FSL W8-0635 carries:
- the mltG gene encoding endolytic transglycosylase MltG, which produces MTKNKEENNALKSKKELFLANLHQRQQEAKLVRRIVAIVAFVLIIIVAIVGTSGYFYIKSALQPVNPESEQEIIIDIPIGSGVSTISQLLEDNGLVKNAKVFKYYVKFKNESNFMAGEYHMNPSMSIQEIIDSLKTGKIMQEPVFTMTIPEGKQLQEIAVIIAEKTNQKEEDIWKQLNDEAFIKGLMAKYPDILTTEIWAKNIKHPLEGYLFPATYAYYEEKPTLEAIVSVMLDKTESVVSAYETEIERNNLTVHQFLTMSSLIEEEATKNVDRKKIASVFYNRIEQGMPLQTDPTVLYALGEHKDRVLYKDLEVDSPYNTYQNVGLPPGPIANAGTVSMEAALHPDETDYLYFLASKDGKVYFAKSLNEHNDLKAKYITENN
- a CDS encoding DUF1292 domain-containing protein — translated: MEHGETNTITVVDEQGNEQLCEILFTFESDEFGKSYVLYYPMGEGDDDEEIDIHASSFIPNEETGDGELSPIETEEEWDLVEEMLNTFLAEQEE
- the ruvX gene encoding Holliday junction resolvase RuvX — its product is MRVMGLDVGSKTVGVAVSDALGWTAQGIETIQIDEEKERFGLDRIGSLIVEYDVGKIVVGLPKNMNGSIGFRGEASQLYGKLLEERFELPVVFWDERLTTMAAERVLLEADVSRKKRKKVIDKMAASLILQGYLDSQK
- a CDS encoding IreB family regulatory phosphoprotein, whose product is MSSFDKTMRFNFPEEPYEHDVKEVLYQVYEALQEKGYNPINQIVGYLLSGDPAYIPRHMDARNIIRKLERDEIIEELVKFYLKQQREE
- the alaS gene encoding alanine--tRNA ligase; its protein translation is MKNLTGAEIRSKFLEFFQGKGHAIEPSASLVPHEDPSLLWINSGVATLKKYFDGRVIPENPRITNAQKSIRTNDIENVGKTARHHTFFEMLGNFSIGDYFKEEAIEWAWEFLTDEKWIGFDKEKLSVTIHPEDEEAYLLWRDKIGVPENRIIRLEGNFWDIGEGPSGPNTEIFYDRGPEYGDDINDPELYPGGENDRYLEVWNLVFSEFNHNPDGTYTPLPKKNIDTGMGLERMASVVQNVPTNFDTDLFMPIIQATEQLASVKYGENSSSDEAFKVIADHIRTVAFAIGDGALPSNEGRGYVLRRLLRRAVRYAKKININRPFMFELVPVVAEIMVDYYPTVKEKTAFIQKVMKSEEERFHETLNEGLAILSEVMEKAKEKGVIAGEDIFRLYDTYGFPVELTEEYAEEQGLGIDHEGFEREMESQRERARKARQEVDSMQVQSGVLGNITVESEFIGYDKWATEAKIVALLKDGEEVESAEAGDEIQFILDKTPFYAESGGQIADKGTVKSDHGIITVTDIQKAPNGQNLHKGTIETGAITVNELVDARVDRQNRSKIIKNHTATHLLHQALKDVLGTHVNQAGSLVQPDRLRFDFSHFGQITPEELDEIEKIVNEKIWESIAVQIDYKNIDEAKAMGAMALFGEKYGKIVRVVQVGSYSLELCGGCHVDNTSAIGLFKIVSEAGIGAGTRRIEAVTGQAAYQQLTDQIHLLKEAANKLKTSPKDVSTRIDSLLTEVKQLQRENESLAAKISNIEAGNLVDKVKIINDVPVLAASIPNVDMNNLRTMADELKQKIGSVVLVLGSANEGKVNIIAGVTKDLMDRGFHAGKIVKEVASICGGGGGGRPDMAQAGGKDPSKLKDAIDFVEDYVKSV